GTTTTCGGACCTATCGCTTTCGAGGGGGTGAACCCGGTCCGGAACGTGGTCGTCGACGACGTCGACGGCCGAACCCACCCCCTCACTCGCGGAAACGCCGTCAGCAGTGTGTTCGCTCATTCTCCTCCGGGCCTTCGTTGACCGTATCGGACGATAGATATTCTCCAATTGTGTGTTTCTGAACGGCGTATTTGGTGACGAACACACACTCAAACGCGAAATTATTCCACGATTCGGGCAGATAGTTGCGGGTAGAACGCTCGAACTGAAAGGATAGAACAACGAATATTCCTCGATGGCACAACCGAGGGAGCTATCGAATCAACCGACGAGACCGTCGCTGCTCGGGCCGAGGGACGGGGCTCGTTCCCGGGACCCCAAGCACGGCTGACTCGATGGACGCGGAAGGGACCGAATCGAGCGGCCGATACGTTCGGCAGTGGCGCTCGGCACACGTCGTCGGAGGTGCGAGCCTCGTGACGACCGGCCGTTCACCGCGTTCGCACTGACCCCCACGAACCAGTGCAGGCGTCCACGACGCGTCGTCCGAAACGGCCCCGGGAACCGTTTTCGCTCGTCCGGTGACCCGTTCAACGGGACAATAGTCAATCGGCCCGGAGGACGACCGTCCGCTACAATGGGCCAGGAACGTGTCTCGATCGGACGGCGAACGTTCCTGGCGCTCGTCGCCGCGGGCAGCGGTACCATCGCCGCCTGCTCGTCGCCGAACCGGCCCGCAGAACGACCCCCCACGGAGATCCCAATGTCAAACCTCGATCGCGTATACGAGATCACGGAGAACTACCACGTCGGACCGAAACGAGAGCGCCCGGAACCGGGTGACGCCGCGGGAACGATCTGGGAGGCGACCGACCCGGGCCCGGCGGGTGCGACCCGGCGGTCGCTCTCCGACGGCGACCGCTGGATACCGTTGGTCGTCGAGCCCGAATCGCCGAGGGCGACCGGCGAGTACCACCTCACCGCCGACGACGGCTTCGAGGGGATCCAGAACGTGATCGACCGAACGGGCGGCAACGTCGTGATTCGGCTCGCGCCGGGGACGTACGTCGGGCGCGAACTCACCCTCGAACACGGCGTCGTGCTGGTCGGGTCGGGTCGCAACGCGACCACGCTCAAGCTCGAGGACGGGGCGAACGCGGACCTCGTGACGACGCCCGACCTCCCCGACCGAAACGTGATGGAGTGTACCCTCCGGGACATCACGTTCGACGGGAACAGGGCGAACAACGCCTCCGGGAACGCGGTGTACGGGGCGTTCTGGAACAGTCGGTTCGTGGACTGCAACTTCTACGCCGCACCCGGGAACGGGTTCTGGCTCGCCGGGTCGACGGCGAGCACCGACGACAACCAGTTCCGTGGCTGTCAGTTCCTCAACAATCGGGCCGCCGGGCTCCGCGGTGGCGGCAACAAACGTTCCTATCCCTCCGTCGGTGTCGCCCGCGTCGATACCAACTGGTTCGGCTACAATGGGGGCCCCGCCGTCACCGCCCGGGGGGAATCCTGGAAGATCAGCGATTCGAAGTTCTACGCCAACGGGCTGGACGGCGACCCGACGATCGAGTTCGACCGGTGTAGCTACTCGAACGTCACCGGCTGCGACATCCACTCGGACTACCCCGACCACCCGCTCATCCTGGTCTCGGCGTCGAAGGGGGTCGAGAGCATCGGCAACCAGATCAAGAGCAACGACCTGCGGGGGAACTACCGGTCGGCGGTAGGGTGTCTCGTCGACGGGAACGACATCGTGGCGCTCCAGATCCACGACAACACGATACAGAGCAACGGTCGCTCGGGGTCGGGGATCGTCGCGCGCGAGACCGGACCGGGGTCGTTCGTCGACTGTTCGTTCAGGAACAACACGTTCGTCGGCACCACGACCGGTCGTGCGGTCAGACTCCCGGACAGCTGGCGCACGAACGGGAACATCAACGCCGGCCGAATCGATTGAATCGGCGCATAGTAATGGCTCGGTGGGGGTAATCCGAACCCGACAATGGTACCGGAACGCCGGAGGGGCGGATGAGTCAGTCGACGATCGTTCGGTCCTCGTTCGGAACGTTCTTCGCCCGGGTCGCGACCTCCGTCTCCGTGTTCCTCGCCGTCTTCTATCTCGCGACCACCGGCGCGTCGGTCCTCGGGGTGTATTCGCTGTTCATCGCCGTCGTGGAGGTCGTCGGGCTGGTGACCGACGCCGGCCTTTCCGCGGCCGCGAAGAAACGGATCAGCGAGGGCGTCGAGCGCGACGAGTTCTTCACCGCCGCTCTCCTCACTCGTCTCGGCATCTTCGTCGGCGTCGCGGCCGTTCTGGTCGGCTTCAGGGGCGAGATCACCGCCTACATCGGCCACGAGTTCGCGGTGCCGTTCTTGTTGCTGTGCTCGCTCACCTATCTCGTCCAGTCGACGCTCTACGAATCCCTGAGCGGCGAGAAACGGGTCGCCAGAGCCGGACTGCTGGGGTTCGTCTCCAACGGCGGCCGTCTGGTCGCGTGGATACCCTTGTTGGCACTGGACTACGGCCTGTTCGGGATCCTCGTCGGGGTTTGGCTCGGGCAGGTGCTGGCCGTCGTCGTCGGCGTGGGCATGCTCTCGTTGCGGCTGCGACGACCGGCACGGCGACACTTCGAGAGCCTGTTCCGGTTCGCGAAGTACAGCTGGATGGGGGCGCTCCAGGAGACCTCCTGGATCTGGACGGACACGCTCATCCTCGGGGTCTTCGTCGCCCCCTCGTTCGTCGGGGTCTACGAGCTGAGCTGGCAGATCACCGGCGTCCTGTTCTTCGTCGCGTCGGCGATCAGTTCGGCGCTGTTCCCGAACATCAGCGAACTCGCGGCTCGAAACGACTACGACCGGGTCACCGACCTCCTCGAACGCTCGCTGGTCTACGTCGGTATCATGTCGATCCCGGGGTTCGTCGGCGGGGTCATCTTCGCCGAGCCGATACTTGGGATGTTCGGCGACGAGTACCGGGTCGGTGCCACCGTCGTCATCGTGTTGCTCCTCGCGCGCGCGTTCCACAGCTACGAGGTGGTGTTCGGCGAGGCGCTCAACGCGCTCGACCGTCCGGACCTGATGTTCAGAACGAACCTCGTCTTCCTCGTGTTGCTCATCTCGCTCAACGTCGTCGGTATCGTCGTCTTCGGGTGGGTCGGTGCGGCGTTCGCCACGACGGTGGCGATGGTGGTCCGGACGGCGCTCTCGTTCTACTTCATCCGGTCGATACTCTCGTTCACGGTTCCCACGAGGGAGATCGGCTTCGAGGTCCTCGCCGCGCTCTTCATGGGTGCGTGTCTCTGGGTACTCACCCCGCGTTCGACGCTCGCGACCCCGACCGTCGTTCTGTTGGTCGGGACGGGAGCGGCGATCTACGCGCTCACCGTTCTGGTGTTGATAGAACGGGTACGCATCGAGGCGTCCGGGCTCGTCTCGAACGTCCGGACGCTTCTCTAGGCGTTCGTCCGGTTCCCTCGAATGTAGTAGACCGAGGCGCGGTCGTTCTCGTAGACCGGTTCTCGGTCGGCGAGAACGGTCCGGTAGAACGACGTCCGCTCGACGGAGACGTACGCCGAGTCGCTCCCCGGCTTCGTCATGGGTCGCTCGCTCACGTAGACGTAACCGGGCCCCTCGAAACTTGTTCGCCCCAGCCATATCGACTCGATCCGGTCGCTCGGGACGACCTCCCCGACGAGTAACCCATCCCGGCTCTTGACCCGGTCGTAGTTGTTGTAGACCGCCACGTCCGTACCGGGGTTCGACGAGCGTTCCGCGAGCCACCGAGTGGCGTCGACCTCGTCCTGGCTGTAGACCGGCCAGCCAGCGCTCTGGTTGTAGTTGATGCTGTACGCCGGCTCCGGCTGGTCGGCGACCGCGAAGGCGGTTCCCGAGCTGAACAGGAAGAGGAGCGCGAGGAACACCGCGAAGACGCCC
This sequence is a window from Halococcus hamelinensis 100A6. Protein-coding genes within it:
- a CDS encoding right-handed parallel beta-helix repeat-containing protein encodes the protein MSNLDRVYEITENYHVGPKRERPEPGDAAGTIWEATDPGPAGATRRSLSDGDRWIPLVVEPESPRATGEYHLTADDGFEGIQNVIDRTGGNVVIRLAPGTYVGRELTLEHGVVLVGSGRNATTLKLEDGANADLVTTPDLPDRNVMECTLRDITFDGNRANNASGNAVYGAFWNSRFVDCNFYAAPGNGFWLAGSTASTDDNQFRGCQFLNNRAAGLRGGGNKRSYPSVGVARVDTNWFGYNGGPAVTARGESWKISDSKFYANGLDGDPTIEFDRCSYSNVTGCDIHSDYPDHPLILVSASKGVESIGNQIKSNDLRGNYRSAVGCLVDGNDIVALQIHDNTIQSNGRSGSGIVARETGPGSFVDCSFRNNTFVGTTTGRAVRLPDSWRTNGNINAGRID
- a CDS encoding MATE family efflux transporter; protein product: MSQSTIVRSSFGTFFARVATSVSVFLAVFYLATTGASVLGVYSLFIAVVEVVGLVTDAGLSAAAKKRISEGVERDEFFTAALLTRLGIFVGVAAVLVGFRGEITAYIGHEFAVPFLLLCSLTYLVQSTLYESLSGEKRVARAGLLGFVSNGGRLVAWIPLLALDYGLFGILVGVWLGQVLAVVVGVGMLSLRLRRPARRHFESLFRFAKYSWMGALQETSWIWTDTLILGVFVAPSFVGVYELSWQITGVLFFVASAISSALFPNISELAARNDYDRVTDLLERSLVYVGIMSIPGFVGGVIFAEPILGMFGDEYRVGATVVIVLLLARAFHSYEVVFGEALNALDRPDLMFRTNLVFLVLLISLNVVGIVVFGWVGAAFATTVAMVVRTALSFYFIRSILSFTVPTREIGFEVLAALFMGACLWVLTPRSTLATPTVVLLVGTGAAIYALTVLVLIERVRIEASGLVSNVRTLL